A DNA window from Longimicrobiaceae bacterium contains the following coding sequences:
- the nusB gene encoding transcription antitermination factor NusB, which yields MKERSRARGWALQALYAWEARGEGADALLIAFEELADQLRISPRNRFYAEILLRLIANNLETIDRTIQQHLTNWSLPRLSVIDRNILRIGVAELLYVDDVPPRVTIREMMHLAERYSTPESPRFVNGVLDAVMRAPR from the coding sequence GTGAAGGAACGCAGCCGTGCCCGCGGCTGGGCGCTGCAGGCACTCTACGCCTGGGAGGCGAGGGGGGAAGGGGCCGACGCGCTCCTCATCGCCTTCGAGGAGCTGGCGGACCAACTACGTATCTCCCCCCGGAACCGCTTCTATGCGGAGATCCTGCTGCGGCTGATCGCCAACAACCTGGAGACGATCGACCGGACCATTCAGCAGCATCTCACCAACTGGAGCCTGCCGCGACTCTCGGTGATCGACCGGAACATCCTTCGCATCGGCGTGGCGGAGCTTCTCTACGTGGACGACGTGCCACCGCGCGTCACCATCCGCGAGATGATGCACCTCGCCGAGCGCTACTCGACGCCGGAGAGCCCTCGCTTCGTGAACGGCGTCCTGGATGCGGTGATGCGGGCCCCCAGGTGA
- a CDS encoding glycosyltransferase family 4 protein, producing the protein MKLLLLNWQDRMNPFAGGAEAHLHEIFGRLAQRGFEITFLVSSWEGAAPRERIDGMEVLRTGSRYTFSAAAPAFYRRALRGRSFDLVVEALNKVPLFSPRWSERPTMLVVHHLFGTTAFREAAFPLAAATWLLERPLARVYRGLPVEAISESTAEDLVRRGLRAQDIRVIHPGVDLDFFTPDPSEGRLEEPTFLYLGRLKRYKGVDLILRAIANLANEGVPARLIVAGRGEYLEALRSLAAELGLSDRVDFVGFVTEEQKRRLFRQVWANVFPSPKEGWGITNLEAAACSTPTIASDSPGLRESVRHEQTGILVPHGDIPALTEALRRLARSPEEVRRLGERAREFALGFSWDRAAQETEDHLLELLGSRLPHA; encoded by the coding sequence GTGAAGCTCCTGCTGCTCAACTGGCAGGACCGGATGAATCCGTTCGCGGGCGGGGCGGAGGCGCACCTGCACGAGATCTTCGGGCGCCTGGCGCAGCGAGGGTTCGAGATCACCTTCCTGGTGTCGAGCTGGGAGGGCGCGGCGCCCCGGGAGCGGATCGACGGGATGGAGGTGCTGCGCACGGGCAGCCGATACACCTTTTCCGCCGCCGCCCCGGCTTTCTATCGCCGGGCCCTGCGCGGACGGTCGTTCGATCTGGTCGTCGAAGCCCTCAACAAGGTTCCCCTCTTCTCTCCGCGCTGGAGCGAGCGGCCGACCATGCTGGTGGTTCACCATCTCTTCGGAACCACCGCCTTTCGCGAGGCGGCCTTTCCGCTGGCGGCGGCGACCTGGCTGCTGGAGCGTCCGCTGGCGCGGGTCTACCGCGGGCTCCCCGTGGAGGCGATCTCGGAGAGCACGGCCGAAGATCTCGTCCGGAGGGGTTTGCGGGCGCAGGACATCCGTGTGATCCACCCCGGCGTCGATCTCGACTTCTTCACCCCCGACCCGTCGGAAGGCCGACTGGAGGAGCCCACCTTCCTCTATCTCGGAAGGCTTAAGCGCTACAAGGGAGTCGACCTGATCCTTCGCGCCATCGCCAACCTGGCAAACGAGGGCGTTCCGGCGCGGCTGATCGTGGCCGGCCGCGGCGAGTATCTGGAGGCGTTGCGCTCGCTTGCGGCAGAGCTTGGCCTCTCCGACCGCGTCGATTTCGTGGGGTTCGTCACCGAGGAACAGAAGCGTCGGCTCTTTCGACAGGTCTGGGCCAACGTCTTCCCGTCCCCCAAGGAAGGTTGGGGAATTACCAACCTGGAGGCGGCGGCCTGCTCCACGCCGACCATTGCCAGCGACTCCCCGGGGCTGCGGGAGTCGGTGCGCCACGAGCAGACCGGGATCCTCGTTCCCCACGGCGACATCCCTGCGCTTACGGAGGCGCTCCGCCGCCTTGCCCGGAGCCCTGAAGAGGTGCGCCGCCTCGGCGAGCGCGCGCGCGAGTTCGCGCTGGGCTTCAGCTGGGACCGCGCCGCGCAGGAAACCGAGGACCATCTGCTAGAGCTGCTGGGATCACGCCTGCCGCACGCATGA
- a CDS encoding PTS sugar transporter subunit IIB: protein MPITLLRVDERLIHGQVVVGWGERYHVDRIVVVDDELRRSEWEQELYCLGVPPNVDAAFVDVEEARSLLPQWHSDPKHTFVLVRDVPTLARLAEAGLLDGLEVNLGGIHSAPGRHRVLPYLFLSDEEMLDLRRIADRGVAISARDVPASRAIPLAELPDHRH from the coding sequence ATGCCGATCACACTGCTCCGCGTTGACGAACGGCTGATCCACGGCCAGGTCGTGGTCGGCTGGGGAGAGCGGTATCACGTCGACCGGATCGTAGTGGTGGACGACGAGCTGCGCCGGAGCGAGTGGGAGCAGGAGCTCTACTGCCTCGGCGTGCCGCCGAACGTGGACGCCGCCTTCGTGGACGTGGAGGAGGCCCGGTCGCTGCTCCCTCAATGGCACTCCGACCCGAAGCATACCTTCGTGCTCGTCCGCGACGTGCCGACCCTGGCCCGACTCGCCGAGGCCGGTCTGCTGGACGGGCTGGAAGTCAATCTCGGCGGCATCCATTCGGCGCCTGGAAGGCACCGAGTGCTGCCGTACCTCTTCCTGAGCGACGAGGAGATGCTGGATCTGCGACGCATCGCGGACCGGGGCGTGGCCATTAGCGCCCGGGATGTCCCTGCTTCGCGAGCGATCCCCCTGGCGGAGCTGCCGGATCATCGACACTGA
- the ribE gene encoding 6,7-dimethyl-8-ribityllumazine synthase: MIEHIGRLQAGDGRFGIVVSRFNESITRRLLEGAHDCLIRHGVPEDRIEAVWVPGAWEIPVALRALVRSGRFSALIALGAVIRGSTPHFDYVAGGVANGVASVGLESGLPVIFGVLTTDTIEQALERAGTKAGNKGWDAALAALEMADLIPRLAGADER, from the coding sequence ATGATCGAGCACATCGGCAGGCTTCAGGCGGGTGACGGGAGATTCGGGATCGTCGTCAGCCGGTTCAACGAGAGCATCACGCGACGCCTGCTGGAGGGGGCGCACGACTGCCTGATCCGGCATGGTGTTCCCGAAGACCGGATCGAGGCGGTGTGGGTACCCGGCGCGTGGGAGATCCCTGTGGCGCTGCGCGCGCTCGTCCGCTCGGGACGCTTCAGCGCCCTGATCGCACTCGGAGCGGTGATACGGGGATCGACGCCGCATTTCGACTACGTTGCCGGGGGTGTGGCGAACGGGGTGGCCAGCGTCGGCCTGGAGAGCGGCCTGCCAGTCATCTTCGGGGTGCTGACCACCGACACGATCGAGCAGGCGCTGGAGCGGGCGGGAACCAAGGCGGGGAACAAGGGCTGGGACGCGGCCCTCGCAGCGCTCGAGATGGCGGACCTGATACCCCGACTCGCTGGAGCGGACGAGCGGTGA
- the hprK gene encoding HPr(Ser) kinase/phosphatase, translated as MQKQPLTIEHLLRLKKERLLLEPLTGERGLTRVIRGPDISSPGLVLTGFTERFPSERIQVLGETEIAFLNHLNPEDRRRALEVFFSFNIPAVFVTKGQAPPDPLLEIAIGRGTPVIQSQLRTSEFYDRIKPFLDEYFAPTVTMHGSLADVYGVGLLFVGKSGIGKSEAVLDLIERGHRLVADDMVIISRRGNEVLIGRGHELQRHHMEIRGVGIIDIAHLFGIRAIRQQKRIEVIVQLEVWEETANYDRTGLEAQSMEVLGVKLPRVVVPLNPGKNITVIAEVVAMNHLLKYSGVDSAALFNQRLIRRMGGTAEYLEEDYE; from the coding sequence ATGCAGAAACAGCCGCTGACGATCGAGCACCTGCTCCGCCTCAAGAAGGAGCGGCTACTCCTGGAGCCCCTGACCGGCGAACGTGGACTCACGCGCGTCATCCGCGGGCCGGACATCTCCAGCCCCGGACTGGTTCTCACCGGGTTCACCGAACGTTTTCCTTCCGAGCGTATCCAGGTACTGGGCGAGACCGAGATCGCCTTCCTCAACCACCTGAACCCGGAGGATCGGCGGCGGGCGCTCGAGGTCTTCTTCTCGTTCAACATTCCGGCGGTGTTCGTCACCAAGGGTCAGGCGCCTCCCGATCCTTTGCTGGAGATCGCCATCGGGCGCGGGACGCCTGTAATCCAGTCGCAGCTCCGCACCTCGGAGTTCTACGATCGAATCAAGCCCTTCCTCGACGAATATTTCGCCCCGACCGTGACCATGCATGGATCGCTGGCGGACGTGTACGGAGTGGGGCTGCTCTTCGTCGGGAAGAGCGGGATCGGGAAGAGCGAGGCCGTGCTCGACCTGATCGAGCGCGGTCACCGTCTGGTGGCCGACGACATGGTGATCATCTCGCGCCGCGGCAACGAGGTGCTGATCGGGCGCGGGCACGAGCTCCAGCGTCATCACATGGAGATCCGCGGCGTCGGGATCATCGACATCGCGCACCTCTTCGGCATCCGCGCCATCCGGCAGCAGAAGCGGATCGAGGTGATCGTGCAGCTCGAGGTGTGGGAGGAGACCGCGAACTACGACCGCACGGGGCTGGAGGCGCAGTCCATGGAGGTCCTCGGCGTGAAGTTGCCGAGGGTTGTGGTTCCCCTGAACCCGGGCAAGAATATCACGGTAATTGCAGAGGTGGTCGCCATGAACCACCTGTTGAAGTATTCCGGCGTGGATTCGGCCGCCCTATTCAATCAGCGACTCATCCGGCGGATGGGTGGTACGGCCGAATATCTCGAGGAGGATTATGAGTGA
- a CDS encoding PTS system mannose/fructose/sorbose family transporter subunit IID produces the protein MTRLPRSVTLRVLLRSLMVQGSWNYETLIGTGFAFTILPVLRYIYPEDTAAFRAALSRHTEVFNSHPYLATVAVGAVARLESEGADPIIIQRFKSALRGSLGSIGDQLVWTAWKPATVMIGLVLAVAGMAWGLVLAAFLVTYNILHFGIRIWGLKIGISCGLEVGRILRDAPIQKIARRSGDVGALCGGFGVAVATADLLQDSHWNPIAIVSAAAAIVAGAWLGPRARLLFGTVLTTAWLLAIVFEWIR, from the coding sequence ATGACGAGACTGCCGAGAAGCGTGACGCTGCGGGTCCTTCTCCGCAGCCTGATGGTGCAAGGATCGTGGAACTACGAAACGCTGATCGGGACAGGCTTCGCGTTCACGATACTCCCGGTGCTGCGGTACATCTACCCCGAAGATACCGCGGCTTTCCGGGCGGCGCTGTCACGGCATACGGAGGTGTTCAACAGCCACCCGTACCTGGCGACCGTGGCGGTGGGCGCGGTGGCGCGGCTGGAGTCGGAAGGTGCCGACCCGATCATCATTCAGCGCTTCAAGAGCGCGCTCCGCGGGTCACTCGGCTCGATCGGCGATCAGCTGGTCTGGACGGCCTGGAAGCCCGCCACGGTGATGATCGGGCTGGTACTCGCAGTGGCGGGGATGGCGTGGGGGCTCGTCCTCGCGGCCTTCCTGGTAACCTACAACATCCTGCACTTCGGCATCCGGATCTGGGGATTGAAGATCGGGATTTCCTGCGGGCTGGAAGTCGGCCGGATTCTGAGGGACGCTCCGATCCAGAAGATCGCCCGGCGCTCGGGCGACGTGGGGGCGTTGTGCGGGGGCTTCGGAGTGGCGGTGGCCACGGCCGACCTGCTGCAGGACTCACACTGGAACCCGATTGCGATCGTGTCCGCGGCCGCAGCCATCGTCGCCGGCGCCTGGCTGGGCCCTCGCGCCCGTCTCCTTTTCGGAACGGTGCTCACGACCGCCTGGCTCCTCGCTATCGTCTTCGAATGGATTCGGTAA
- a CDS encoding HPr family phosphocarrier protein has translation MERSIEVKIANKYGLHARPAAEFVKLANRFSSDIWVRKDDVEVSGKSIMGVMMLAAEHGSTIVIRAAGEDSGEALEALQALVANGFGEE, from the coding sequence ATGGAACGCAGTATCGAGGTGAAGATCGCCAACAAATACGGGCTCCACGCGCGCCCAGCCGCGGAGTTCGTGAAGCTGGCGAACCGGTTCTCCAGCGATATCTGGGTGAGAAAGGACGATGTGGAGGTGAGCGGCAAGAGCATCATGGGGGTGATGATGCTCGCGGCGGAGCACGGCTCTACCATCGTCATCCGGGCTGCCGGCGAGGACAGCGGCGAGGCGTTGGAGGCACTTCAGGCGCTGGTCGCGAACGGATTCGGGGAGGAATAG
- a CDS encoding PTS sugar transporter subunit IIC, with amino-acid sequence MLPGPVTTVWLLLLGGWMAVDGTSVGQIMVSRPLVAATLAGWVVGDPLAGLTAGVLLELFHLAVLPVGAARYPEGGPASVLAGSLYALSESVPGALLVTVAFALLWEWVGGETMRVMRQINVRVVAGPDGSGRAEHIQLRHFAAIMLDFFRGMLLVGVGMLCLSALLAVSANYWGVAPEVARLATGAVAVGLFAATFGIFPGRVRLFLSGVAAGLLFVLLRG; translated from the coding sequence ATGCTCCCGGGCCCGGTGACGACCGTCTGGCTGCTGCTGCTCGGCGGGTGGATGGCCGTGGATGGCACCAGCGTGGGCCAGATCATGGTCTCGCGCCCTCTGGTAGCCGCGACGCTCGCCGGCTGGGTGGTCGGCGATCCGCTCGCGGGGCTGACGGCAGGGGTCCTGCTGGAGCTTTTTCATCTCGCCGTACTCCCGGTCGGGGCGGCTCGTTACCCGGAGGGGGGCCCGGCGTCGGTGCTGGCGGGGTCGCTCTATGCGTTGTCCGAGAGCGTGCCCGGGGCGCTCCTGGTCACCGTGGCCTTCGCGCTGCTCTGGGAGTGGGTGGGCGGGGAGACGATGCGCGTGATGCGCCAGATCAATGTGCGGGTGGTGGCGGGACCTGATGGCAGCGGTCGTGCGGAGCACATCCAGTTGAGGCACTTCGCTGCCATAATGCTGGATTTCTTCCGTGGAATGTTGCTGGTGGGGGTGGGGATGCTCTGCCTCTCTGCCCTCCTTGCCGTGTCCGCGAACTACTGGGGAGTCGCCCCGGAGGTGGCGCGGCTGGCGACCGGTGCCGTGGCGGTGGGGCTCTTCGCGGCCACATTCGGCATCTTCCCCGGCAGGGTGCGCCTCTTCCTGAGCGGGGTGGCGGCGGGACTACTCTTCGTGCTCCTGCGGGGATGA
- the ptsP gene encoding phosphoenolpyruvate--protein phosphotransferase, whose amino-acid sequence MVSRTRDGIAASPGIVIGPAWVLRTEAPPVPHGGMISPSDTEAEVERFVAACEAAKEQIRALQERTRETLGPVEAQIFDPQLLMLEDSDLIGSTISYIRENNLTAERAFEWRVLEWEAQWSHTAHPMVLDKLNDLADVQSRVLRHLMGLPGPDLDSLGGYDRVILVAREVTPSVAAQLDVGRVIGLATDTGTRTSHNSILARSLKIPAVVNLGNLSEEVQTGDELILDGRNGRVIIHPTEEEKRKYREIDFQVREWEQELLLLAHLESQTQDGVRVALRANIDLPGEAQSAADHGAEGIGLFRTEFLVVGRNSFPSEDEQFAAYREVLKVFPDKPVIIRTYDLGGDKFPAFLHMPKEENPFLGWRAIRVCLDEPQMFRTQLRALLRAMELGDVRIMIPMVNDISDVTRTRELLDEEVERLAAEGQPVSRAYTLGAMVETPAAAMMAAELARYVDFFSIGTNDLVQYTLAVDRGNSRLAALYNPFHPAVVRLMHQIAKAGIEANREVSVCGELASHPLGAFLLIGMGVNSLSVGPSSLAEIKKVIRSVNQERARIATEEAMLATDADEVIEGLTRALSEDVDLERFTGSWSISAP is encoded by the coding sequence ATGGTGTCGCGCACCCGCGACGGAATTGCCGCTTCCCCAGGGATCGTCATCGGTCCCGCCTGGGTGCTCCGCACGGAGGCCCCCCCGGTCCCGCACGGGGGGATGATCTCCCCGTCGGACACGGAGGCGGAAGTCGAGCGCTTCGTCGCAGCGTGCGAAGCCGCCAAGGAGCAGATCCGCGCCCTGCAGGAGCGGACGCGTGAGACCCTCGGGCCGGTCGAGGCGCAGATCTTCGATCCGCAGCTGCTGATGCTCGAGGATTCGGACCTGATCGGATCCACCATCTCCTACATTCGCGAGAACAACCTCACGGCCGAGCGAGCCTTCGAGTGGCGCGTGCTGGAGTGGGAGGCGCAGTGGTCCCATACTGCCCACCCGATGGTGCTCGACAAGCTCAACGATCTGGCCGACGTACAGAGCCGGGTGCTGCGCCACCTGATGGGGTTGCCCGGGCCGGACCTGGACAGCCTGGGCGGATACGATCGGGTCATTCTGGTTGCCCGTGAAGTCACCCCGAGCGTGGCCGCGCAGCTCGACGTCGGACGCGTCATCGGGCTCGCGACCGATACCGGGACCCGCACCTCTCACAACTCGATCCTCGCCCGTTCGCTGAAGATCCCGGCGGTCGTGAACCTCGGCAATCTCTCCGAGGAGGTGCAGACCGGCGACGAGCTCATCCTCGATGGCCGCAACGGCCGGGTGATCATCCATCCCACGGAAGAGGAAAAGCGCAAATATCGCGAGATCGACTTCCAGGTCCGCGAGTGGGAGCAGGAGCTGCTCCTGCTCGCCCACCTCGAGTCGCAGACGCAGGACGGCGTGCGCGTCGCGCTGCGGGCGAACATCGACCTCCCCGGCGAGGCTCAGTCGGCCGCCGATCACGGCGCCGAGGGCATCGGTCTCTTCCGCACCGAGTTCCTCGTGGTGGGACGCAACTCCTTCCCCTCCGAGGACGAGCAGTTCGCGGCTTACCGGGAGGTCCTGAAAGTCTTCCCCGACAAGCCGGTCATCATCCGCACCTATGACCTGGGCGGCGACAAGTTCCCGGCCTTCCTGCACATGCCGAAGGAGGAGAACCCCTTCCTCGGCTGGCGGGCGATTCGCGTGTGCCTTGACGAGCCGCAGATGTTCCGAACACAGCTTCGGGCCCTACTGCGCGCGATGGAGCTGGGAGACGTGCGCATCATGATCCCGATGGTGAACGACATCTCCGACGTGACGCGCACGCGCGAGCTCCTGGACGAGGAGGTGGAGCGGCTCGCCGCTGAAGGGCAGCCGGTGAGTCGCGCTTACACCCTGGGGGCGATGGTGGAGACGCCGGCCGCCGCAATGATGGCCGCGGAGCTCGCCCGGTACGTCGACTTCTTCTCGATCGGTACCAACGACCTGGTGCAGTACACGCTGGCGGTCGACCGCGGGAATTCCCGACTGGCTGCCCTCTACAACCCCTTCCATCCGGCCGTGGTGCGGCTGATGCACCAGATCGCCAAGGCGGGGATCGAGGCGAACCGTGAGGTGAGCGTCTGCGGGGAGCTGGCGTCACATCCCCTGGGTGCATTCCTCCTCATCGGCATGGGTGTGAATTCGCTCAGCGTGGGCCCTTCCTCTCTTGCGGAGATCAAGAAGGTAATTCGCTCGGTCAACCAGGAGCGTGCGCGTATCGCCACGGAAGAAGCCATGCTTGCCACGGATGCCGATGAGGTCATCGAGGGACTGACTCGCGCCCTGAGCGAAGACGTCGATCTGGAGCGCTTCACCGGTTCCTGGAGCATCTCCGCGCCTTGA